A window of the Vigna angularis cultivar LongXiaoDou No.4 chromosome 3, ASM1680809v1, whole genome shotgun sequence genome harbors these coding sequences:
- the LOC108326624 gene encoding threonine dehydratase biosynthetic, chloroplastic yields the protein MDSLRVATTPPPLLRRQALYQMARHPLAARPSPRPLIAATLSKPPEAARSSSPAAAVVEDTQLVAPPRPRVSPDSLQYPPGYVGAVPHRSRSDSGGDGVMNALSYLTNIITSKVYDVAIESPLQLATKLSGKLGVKVWLKREDLQPVFSFKIRGAYNMMAKLPRELLEKGVICSSAGNHAQGVAFSAKRLNCSAVIVMPVTTPEIKWKSVEALGAKVVLVGDSYDEAQAYAKKKAVEEGRTFIPPFDHPDVIMGQGTVGMEIVRQMQGPVHAIFVPVGGGGLIAGIAAYVKRVNPQVKIIGVEPSDANAMALSFHHDQRVILDQVGGFADGVAVKEVGEETFRICKELVDGVVLVSRDSICASIKDMFEEKRNILEPAGALSLAGAEAYCRYNGIRGENIVVITSGANMNFDKLRVVTELANVGRKQEAVLATVMPEEPGSFKQFCQLVGQVNITEFKYRYNSDKKAVVLYSVGVHTVSELRAMQERMESSQLQTYNLTESDLVKDHLRYLMGGRSDVQNEVLCRFTFPERPGALMKFLDSFSPCWNISLFHYRGEGETGANVLVGIQVPKSEMDEFHDRAQRLGYDYQVVNNDGDFQLLMH from the exons ATGGATTCGTTGCGCGTCGCTACTACACCGCCACCTCTCCTCCGCCGACAAGCTCTCTACCAAATGGCACGCCACCCACTCGCGGCACGTCCTAGCCCCAGGCCCTTGATCGCCGCCACGCTTTCCAAGCCTCCGGAGGCCGCGCGTTCTTCCTCCCCCGCTGCCGCCGTCGTTGAGGATACCCAGCTAGTGGCTCCCCCGCGCCCCCGGGTCTCGCCAGATTCCCTCCAGTACCCACCGGGATACGTCGGTGCGGTTCCCCACCGGTCACGCTCCGACAGTGGTGGCGACGGCGTGATGAATGCGCTGAGTTATTTGACGAATATTATCACTTCGAAGGTCTACGATGTAGCAATTGAGTCCCCTCTGCAATTGGCGACAAAGCTTTCTGGGAAACTCGGGGTTAAGGTTTGGCTCAAGAGAGAGGATTTGCAACCC GTTTTCTCGTTTAAGATTCGTGGAGCTTATAATATGATGGCAAAGCTTCCCAGGGAGTTGTTGGAAAAGGGAGTTATCTGTTCGTCTGCTGGGAATCATGCTCAAGGAGTTGCATTTTCTGCCAAGAGATTGAATTGCAGTGCGGTGATTGTTATGCCTGTTACCACCCCAGAAATCAAG TGGAAATCTGTGGAGGCGCTGGGTGCTAAGGTTGTGCTTGTGGGGGATTCATACGATGAAGCACAAGCATATGCTAAGAAGAAGGCGGTAGAGGAGGGTAGGACATTCATACCACCTTTTGATCATCCCGATGTCATCATGGGTCAGGGAACAGTTGGAATGGAAATTGTGCGCCAAATGCAGGGTCCAGTGCATGCAATCTTTGTTCCTGTGGGAGGGGGTGGTCTCATTGCTGGTATTGCTGCTTATGTGAAGAGGGTTAATCCACAG GTGAAGATTATTGGAGTGGAGCCCTCTGATGCAAATGCAATGGCGTTGTCATTCCATCATGATCAAAGAGTGATTTTGGACCAGGTTGGAGGATTTGCAGATGGTGTGGCTGTTAAAGAGGTTGGTGAAGAAACTTTCCGAATATGCAAGGAGTTGGTAGACGGTGTTGTTCTTGTGAGCCGTGATTCAATTTGTgcgtcaataaag GATATGTTTGAGGAGAAAAGGAACATATTGGAACCAGCAGGTGCACTTTCACTTGCTGGAGCTGAGGCATACTGCAGGTACAATGGGATCCGGGGTGAAAACATTGTAGTAATTACCAGTGGAGCAAACATGAATTTTGATAAACTTCGCGTTGTAACTGAGCTCGCCAATGTTGGTCGTAAACAAGAGGCTGTGCTGGCCACTGTTATGCCTGAGGAACCTGGCAGTTTCAAACAATTTTGTCAATTG GTGGGGCAGGTGAATATCACAGAATTCAAATACAGATACAACTCTGATAAAAAGGCGGTTGTCCTATACAG CGTTGGGGTTCACACAGTCTCCGAACTAAGAGCAATGCAGGAGAGGATGGAATCTTCTCAACTCCAAACTTACAACCTCACAGAAAGTGACTTGGTGAAAGACCACTTGCGTTACCTG ATGGGAGGCAGATCAGATGTTCAGAATGAGGTTCTTTGTCGTTTTACATTTCCAGAAAGACCCGGTGCCTTGATGAAATTTTTAGACTCCTTTAGTCCATGTTGGAATATTAGTTTATTCCATTACCGAGGGGAG GGTGAGACTGGAGCAAATGTTCTAGTAGGAATACAGGTACCCAAAAGTGAGATGGATGAATTCCATGACCGTGCTCAGAGACTTGGATATGATTATCAAGTGGTGAACAATGATGGTGACTTCCAGCTTCTAATGCACTGA